One Candidatus Thermoplasmatota archaeon genomic region harbors:
- a CDS encoding Lrp/AsnC ligand binding domain-containing protein, with amino-acid sequence MKAYILIQVYVGKLEEVLNKLRKIESIESIAVTTGDYDIITKVGVESLEELMEVTDKIHLAGDIKRTMTSVIEKEIKL; translated from the coding sequence ATGAAGGCTTACATATTGATACAGGTATATGTTGGAAAACTGGAGGAAGTGCTTAATAAGCTAAGGAAGATAGAAAGCATAGAAAGCATTGCCGTAACTACTGGGGATTATGATATCATAACAAAAGTCGGCGTTGAGAGTTTGGAGGAATTGATGGAGGTAACGGATAAAATACATCTGGCGGGAGACATAAAAAGGACAATGACATCTGTCATAGAGAAAGAGATAAAATTATGA
- a CDS encoding Lrp/AsnC ligand binding domain-containing protein, producing the protein MKIGIRKKYLFYTLLIISSLIATVTTSIDSIISCFYIKNPWIFGMSIFFVGVIITILLSIFLSIPFGAKSIGSRIDPSFRRVRLIKKEEIGYHVMAGIGNTVTTLGYLYILSVFVDPSAVLPFFQVVILYLLIVESLSEKDPPTLAEAESSIIVTFGAIMSSISLSGELNLTALLVIFLVINPGWVILAIHQRKLKLMRIDERPNDSINIRLWNIIFTAVFTSIIVFFYNRKYFFESIRASCKYYPWLSLTMGVTFFSYILYIRALGLGKASISQAVKASTIIFSIPFSILLSRYMDFSFSASPTLLIIKLMGIILVVLGVATFALTEVKAYVFIDAKGGHSIKELMQEVWGIRGITAISALAGNHDMLAKIRIRTLGKGYERIIRKLEGIEGIERLSWQSILKEWEKI; encoded by the coding sequence ATGAAGATAGGAATACGAAAGAAATACCTGTTCTATACCCTGCTTATCATCTCTTCATTGATAGCAACTGTGACCACGTCAATAGACAGTATTATTTCCTGTTTCTACATCAAGAATCCATGGATTTTTGGCATGTCCATATTTTTTGTGGGTGTAATTATTACTATTCTCTTATCCATATTTCTGTCAATACCATTTGGAGCCAAAAGCATTGGTTCAAGAATAGACCCCTCTTTCAGAAGGGTAAGGCTGATAAAAAAAGAAGAAATAGGTTACCATGTCATGGCTGGAATTGGCAATACAGTCACCACTTTGGGATACTTGTACATACTTTCCGTCTTTGTTGATCCCTCTGCAGTGCTCCCATTTTTCCAGGTTGTCATCCTTTATCTTCTTATTGTGGAGTCTTTATCTGAAAAAGATCCGCCAACGCTGGCAGAAGCCGAATCATCAATCATAGTCACCTTCGGTGCGATAATGTCCTCCATTTCTTTATCAGGAGAACTAAATCTAACAGCATTGCTTGTTATATTTCTTGTTATAAATCCAGGATGGGTTATTCTGGCAATACACCAGAGAAAATTGAAATTAATGAGAATTGATGAAAGGCCCAATGATTCAATTAATATAAGGCTTTGGAATATTATTTTCACAGCCGTATTTACATCGATTATTGTATTTTTTTATAACAGGAAATATTTCTTTGAATCTATCAGGGCGTCATGCAAATATTATCCGTGGCTATCGCTTACCATGGGTGTAACCTTTTTTTCATATATCCTGTACATACGGGCATTGGGTCTTGGCAAGGCAAGCATTTCCCAGGCGGTTAAAGCATCTACAATAATTTTTTCCATACCGTTTTCAATCCTTCTTTCACGTTATATGGATTTTTCTTTCTCTGCAAGCCCCACCCTTCTCATCATAAAGCTGATGGGTATAATACTCGTAGTGCTGGGGGTTGCAACCTTTGCTTTAACGGAAGTAAAGGCATATGTTTTTATAGATGCAAAAGGAGGGCATTCAATAAAAGAACTGATGCAGGAGGTATGGGGCATAAGAGGTATAACAGCCATATCCGCCCTTGCAGGAAACCACGATATGCTTGCAAAGATACGTATCAGGACGTTGGGGAAGGGGTATGAAAGGATAATAAGGAAACTGGAAGGAATAGAAGGAATCGAAAGGCTCAGCTGGCAATCCATACTCAAAGAATGGGAGAAGATTTAG
- a CDS encoding MTAP family purine nucleoside phosphorylase, with translation MGEDLGIFIYGKAIAIAMRTGLIGGTGIYYFDGNPVDVETPYGTVELTHAVRGDKEIFFLPRHGKGHGNPPHRINYRANIQALKNCGVERIIAVSTVGSMKKKIRVGSLFIPNDFIDFTKRKSTFFDDEVVHVDMSRPFCPEVREALLKTASRCNPVFEGVYASTEGPRFETKAEIAMMGNFADVVGMTLVPEVTLARERGMCYASLCIVANMAAGLQENLPADEIVAIYEKMKKTVMLVVNEAVDNIPDERKCRCMDAVARGRM, from the coding sequence ATGGGAGAAGATTTAGGCATTTTTATATACGGAAAAGCAATAGCAATAGCAATGAGAACGGGGCTGATAGGCGGTACGGGTATTTATTATTTTGACGGCAATCCTGTAGATGTTGAAACACCTTACGGAACAGTTGAATTAACGCACGCTGTTAGAGGGGATAAAGAAATATTTTTTCTTCCCAGGCATGGAAAAGGGCATGGTAACCCCCCTCACAGAATAAATTACAGGGCAAATATACAGGCACTTAAAAATTGCGGGGTTGAAAGAATCATCGCCGTAAGTACCGTCGGCTCAATGAAAAAAAAGATACGGGTTGGCAGCCTGTTTATCCCGAATGATTTTATAGATTTCACAAAAAGAAAATCTACCTTTTTTGATGATGAAGTTGTCCACGTGGACATGAGCCGGCCATTCTGCCCCGAAGTAAGGGAGGCATTGCTAAAAACGGCGAGCAGATGCAACCCAGTTTTTGAAGGGGTGTATGCCTCAACGGAGGGACCGCGCTTTGAAACAAAAGCAGAAATAGCCATGATGGGCAATTTTGCGGACGTTGTGGGTATGACACTTGTACCGGAGGTAACGCTTGCCCGGGAAAGGGGAATGTGTTATGCCTCTCTCTGCATTGTTGCAAATATGGCTGCCGGCCTGCAGGAAAATTTGCCCGCCGATGAGATAGTGGCTATATACGAAAAAATGAAGAAGACTGTCATGCTTGTTGTCAATGAGGCAGTTGATAATATTCCTGATGAAAGGAA